One genomic segment of Desulfovibrio sp. UCD-KL4C includes these proteins:
- a CDS encoding transposase family protein — MSTNFIYYALALSGYDDVWQDFVAGNVLIYVKPKAKLVECSRCKDRHVIRKGRSERWLRTVPIGIKPIWIIVDVPRVQWKAQTTKSKP, encoded by the coding sequence ATGTCCACGAATTTCATTTATTACGCCTTAGCGCTGTCCGGCTATGACGATGTCTGGCAGGATTTTGTTGCCGGTAATGTGCTGATTTATGTCAAACCAAAAGCAAAGCTTGTAGAATGCTCCCGCTGCAAGGACCGCCATGTAATCCGTAAAGGAAGAAGTGAACGTTGGTTACGCACCGTTCCCATCGGTATCAAGCCGATTTGGATCATCGTCGATGTCCCACGGGTCCAATGGAAGGCACAAACAACAAAATCAAAACCATGA
- a CDS encoding transposase has translation MEGTNNKIKTMKRQAYGYRDQDFFKLRIMSIHEAKYALTG, from the coding sequence ATGGAAGGCACAAACAACAAAATCAAAACCATGAAAAGGCAAGCCTACGGATACCGTGATCAGGATTTTTTCAAACTCAGGATCATGAGTATTCATGAAGCAAAGTACGCTTTAACCGGATGA
- the lipA gene encoding lipoyl synthase has translation MCSENKSEKYLRIPEWLRVKIPCNKTYSATRTLVKDLNLHTVCQSAKCPNMFECFSEHTATFLIMGDTCTRNCAFCNIENGRISPLDPSEPERVAEASKRLDLKHVVVTSVTRDDLNDGGASHFAATVNAIRKEFPKTTIEVLIPDFQGNEEALNKVISAHPDIINHNVETPPRHYTSIRPQADFKQSLELLERVKKAGCVSKSGLMVGLGENDEEVHGVIDYLAAIQCDIVTIGQYMRPSLKHPGVERYVHPDIFDRYAQYGRKKGIPHMYCAPLVRSSYHAALFAEVEK, from the coding sequence ATGTGTTCTGAAAATAAATCTGAAAAATATTTACGTATTCCTGAATGGCTTAGGGTAAAAATTCCTTGCAACAAAACATACTCTGCAACGCGCACGTTGGTGAAGGATCTAAATCTTCACACGGTCTGCCAAAGTGCAAAGTGTCCTAATATGTTTGAATGCTTTTCAGAACACACTGCTACTTTTTTAATTATGGGCGATACCTGTACCCGTAATTGTGCCTTTTGCAATATTGAAAATGGAAGAATTTCTCCTCTCGACCCTTCGGAACCTGAACGAGTGGCAGAAGCTTCCAAAAGATTAGATCTTAAACACGTAGTAGTGACTTCCGTTACTCGTGACGACCTTAACGATGGCGGAGCCAGCCACTTCGCGGCAACAGTTAACGCCATACGCAAAGAATTCCCAAAAACCACTATTGAAGTACTTATCCCTGATTTCCAAGGTAACGAAGAAGCATTAAACAAAGTAATCTCAGCCCACCCTGATATTATAAACCATAATGTTGAAACGCCCCCCAGGCACTACACGAGCATCCGCCCACAAGCAGATTTCAAACAAAGTCTCGAACTACTTGAACGAGTAAAAAAAGCAGGTTGTGTCTCCAAATCAGGTCTAATGGTTGGACTTGGCGAAAATGACGAAGAAGTCCATGGAGTAATCGATTATCTTGCTGCGATTCAATGTGACATAGTAACCATCGGACAATATATGCGACCTTCTTTAAAACATCCCGGTGTCGAGCGCTATGTTCACCCTGATATATTCGATAGATATGCGCAATACGGTCGTAAAAAAGGTATACCCCATATGTATTGTGCGCCACTTGTACGCTCGTCCTATCATGCAGCTCTTTTTGCAGAAGTTGAAAAATAA
- the gcvH gene encoding glycine cleavage system protein GcvH, with product MSDLTFPEEILYHPEHTWVRIGDDNTAVVGITDFAQEQLGEVAFVDLPSTGESFSVGEEFGTVESIKAVSSLYMPISGTITETNEALEDDSSDVNTSPYGDGWMLRITVDENAEKTQLLNAADYSAKLK from the coding sequence ATGAGTGACCTTACTTTCCCGGAAGAGATTCTCTACCATCCAGAACACACTTGGGTACGTATCGGTGATGATAATACCGCAGTAGTCGGCATTACTGATTTTGCTCAGGAGCAGCTTGGAGAAGTTGCTTTTGTGGACCTTCCCTCCACTGGAGAGAGTTTCTCAGTAGGAGAAGAATTTGGAACGGTGGAATCAATCAAGGCTGTCAGCAGTCTATACATGCCTATTTCGGGTACTATTACCGAAACAAATGAAGCCCTCGAAGATGATTCTTCCGATGTAAATACCTCTCCTTATGGGGATGGTTGGATGCTTCGTATTACTGTTGATGAAAATGCCGAAAAAACACAGCTGTTGAATGCTGCTGATTACTCGGCAAAACTTAAGTAG
- the lpdA gene encoding dihydrolipoyl dehydrogenase yields MPSITIIGAGPGGYIAAFEAARRGASVTLVEKANLGGTCLNWGCIPTKTLKSSAEALEMASRLEEFGIKADSEEAVGFKAYMPSIIARKERVRQVLCGGLEKACASLKIRVLRGAAELAADRTVLVHSEDGTEEIKSDKIIIATGSSILNLPSLPIDHKHIIDSNDALNLAYVPEKMVVVGGGVIGCELAFIYRAFGSSVTIVEGLDRLLPVPSVDADMSRLLQREAKKHRIKVELAKTVKSVEIIDGKVSCEIGPSPFVEGAKGKDSTIEADVVLVAIGRTPNTNGLNLAKAGVETDQRGWIKADQGMRTSAEGIYAIGDVLGPSRIMLAHVASAEALCAVDNCFGAEKELDYTVIPAGIFTSPEIGTVGMSEAEAVSKNIEIRSQTFQFRELGKAQAMGKLPGMFKIICEKESGKILGAHIAGAHATDLIAEAALAIEKGLTAADVAHTIHAHPTLAEGLFEVCEGWLRGC; encoded by the coding sequence ATGCCATCCATTACTATCATAGGCGCTGGTCCGGGCGGTTATATCGCAGCATTTGAAGCCGCCCGTCGGGGAGCTTCCGTAACTCTGGTTGAAAAAGCAAATCTGGGAGGAACCTGCCTAAATTGGGGTTGTATTCCGACCAAAACCCTCAAATCTTCAGCAGAAGCTCTTGAAATGGCTTCCCGTCTTGAAGAGTTTGGAATCAAAGCAGACTCTGAGGAAGCTGTAGGTTTTAAGGCTTATATGCCTTCAATAATAGCCAGAAAGGAACGTGTACGCCAAGTTCTTTGCGGTGGGCTTGAAAAGGCCTGCGCTTCGCTAAAAATAAGGGTTCTTCGTGGTGCTGCCGAACTTGCTGCTGACCGTACTGTTCTTGTCCACTCTGAGGATGGCACAGAAGAAATCAAAAGTGATAAAATTATCATTGCTACAGGTTCAAGTATCTTAAACCTCCCCTCGCTGCCAATTGACCATAAACATATCATTGATAGTAATGATGCTCTGAACCTTGCTTACGTTCCTGAAAAGATGGTTGTTGTCGGCGGTGGAGTTATTGGGTGTGAACTAGCCTTTATTTATCGTGCATTCGGATCTTCAGTAACTATAGTTGAAGGGCTGGACCGCCTTCTTCCTGTTCCTTCTGTTGATGCTGATATGAGTCGTCTACTCCAACGTGAAGCCAAAAAACACAGGATCAAAGTTGAACTGGCTAAAACCGTTAAAAGCGTCGAGATTATAGACGGAAAGGTCTCGTGTGAAATTGGTCCATCCCCTTTTGTTGAGGGAGCTAAAGGCAAAGATTCTACAATAGAAGCAGATGTAGTGCTTGTGGCTATCGGTCGTACCCCCAATACTAACGGGCTTAATCTCGCTAAAGCAGGGGTGGAAACAGACCAACGGGGTTGGATTAAAGCAGATCAGGGAATGCGAACTTCAGCAGAAGGAATTTACGCTATCGGTGATGTGCTTGGCCCATCTCGGATCATGCTCGCCCATGTAGCTTCAGCAGAAGCTTTGTGTGCAGTCGATAACTGCTTTGGTGCAGAAAAGGAACTTGATTATACCGTCATCCCTGCAGGCATCTTCACTTCTCCGGAAATTGGAACTGTCGGTATGTCCGAAGCAGAAGCTGTCAGCAAAAATATCGAGATCCGCTCACAAACTTTTCAATTCCGAGAATTAGGTAAGGCGCAGGCCATGGGAAAACTTCCAGGCATGTTCAAAATTATCTGTGAAAAAGAAAGCGGCAAGATACTTGGTGCACATATTGCCGGAGCACATGCCACAGATTTAATTGCTGAAGCAGCACTAGCAATTGAAAAAGGACTGACTGCTGCAGATGTTGCACATACCATCCATGCACATCCCACTTTGGCAGAAGGCCTTTTCGAAGTATGCGAAGGCTGGCTGAGAGGCTGCTAG
- a CDS encoding OsmC family protein encodes MAQLTVSYNREGEKQTIDTRSKVLGEIVINHEGIPEDERGGTAKQLLASSALYCFCGALGKALETRGAEYDRITGTATLETGIDEKKRARVVGITLDVTVHMDEDFGFIFDRVEKIMKKGCLVTASLHEAFPMTYNLHLEED; translated from the coding sequence ATGGCCCAACTTACTGTTTCATATAATCGAGAAGGCGAAAAGCAGACAATAGATACAAGATCAAAAGTTCTTGGTGAAATTGTTATCAATCATGAAGGAATTCCTGAAGATGAACGAGGCGGAACGGCTAAACAATTGCTGGCTTCTTCTGCTCTTTATTGCTTCTGTGGTGCGCTGGGTAAGGCTCTGGAAACTCGCGGAGCAGAATACGACCGCATAACTGGCACAGCGACTCTCGAAACAGGTATTGACGAGAAAAAACGTGCTCGCGTTGTTGGCATCACCCTTGATGTCACTGTCCATATGGACGAAGATTTCGGATTCATTTTCGATCGCGTGGAAAAAATTATGAAAAAAGGCTGTTTGGTCACCGCATCTTTGCACGAAGCTTTTCCTATGACCTACAACCTGCATCTTGAAGAAGATTAA
- a CDS encoding BCCT family transporter, translated as MATDGNGEGADLRPDLKILIPATVVLIAIIACSILFTEASEKVLKTAYSVFTKNTGTLYLWVTVLMMFLACFFMFSSYGNIKFGEEHEKPEFNNFSWISMMFCSGVAGAVMFWSIVEPLFNLAYPPKYAASLSRESFEWAMSYVLLHWGPVTWPWYVVTALPICYMFYKRKKPVLRISSATEPILGDKVNGSIGKGIEVFFIIGLMFSNAAVMGVSVPIVNHALAKTLGIEPSFTMEMIILGISAVIFTASVSMGLKKGIKILSDANVVIALSMVFFCLVAGPTVFIIDNFTNSFGNMVNNFFGMIFWTDPYTKGTFPQDWTIFYALWMASYGPFMGLFIARISRGRTVRQVIGLGLTGGIAGSYMIHAVFGGYTMYAQLNGIVDAVGILKSSGGPAALVAVLHTLPAGTFVLIGYCVFSTIFLATSVDSCAYVISCAATTKLMPGYEPTRGHRFYWAAIQAGLALAAITMGGLGPVKVFANFSGALMLIPIAFVVLAWFKMIKEDNALMKCCTPKK; from the coding sequence ATGGCTACAGATGGAAACGGTGAAGGAGCGGATCTCCGCCCTGATTTAAAAATTCTTATTCCGGCAACAGTAGTGTTAATTGCTATCATTGCCTGTTCAATCCTTTTCACAGAAGCTAGCGAGAAAGTTTTAAAAACAGCATATTCTGTTTTTACTAAGAACACAGGAACCCTTTATTTGTGGGTCACTGTATTAATGATGTTTTTGGCTTGTTTCTTTATGTTCAGCAGCTATGGAAATATTAAATTCGGCGAGGAACATGAGAAGCCTGAATTTAACAACTTTTCATGGATATCAATGATGTTCTGCTCTGGTGTTGCCGGGGCAGTAATGTTTTGGTCTATTGTTGAACCTTTATTTAACCTTGCTTATCCTCCAAAATATGCAGCATCATTAAGCCGTGAGTCTTTTGAATGGGCAATGTCTTACGTTTTATTACATTGGGGTCCGGTTACCTGGCCTTGGTATGTCGTAACAGCACTCCCAATTTGCTACATGTTTTACAAACGGAAAAAGCCCGTTCTTAGAATTAGTTCAGCTACAGAGCCAATTCTTGGAGATAAAGTTAACGGTAGCATCGGCAAGGGGATCGAAGTCTTTTTCATTATCGGCCTCATGTTTTCCAATGCTGCGGTTATGGGCGTTTCAGTTCCAATTGTGAATCATGCTTTAGCTAAGACCCTGGGAATAGAGCCTAGCTTTACCATGGAAATGATAATCCTTGGAATTAGTGCGGTCATCTTCACAGCCAGTGTTTCAATGGGACTGAAGAAAGGAATTAAGATTCTGTCAGATGCAAATGTCGTTATTGCTCTGTCCATGGTTTTCTTTTGCCTTGTTGCTGGGCCTACAGTGTTCATCATTGATAACTTTACCAATTCATTTGGTAATATGGTGAACAATTTCTTTGGCATGATATTCTGGACTGACCCATACACTAAGGGAACATTCCCGCAAGACTGGACTATTTTTTATGCCCTCTGGATGGCATCATACGGTCCTTTTATGGGGTTGTTCATTGCTCGTATCTCCCGTGGCCGCACGGTACGACAGGTCATCGGTTTGGGATTGACCGGTGGTATTGCAGGTTCTTACATGATCCACGCTGTTTTTGGCGGATATACAATGTACGCTCAGCTTAATGGAATCGTAGATGCTGTAGGAATTCTTAAATCCAGTGGTGGTCCTGCTGCACTCGTAGCAGTTCTCCACACTTTGCCTGCAGGAACATTTGTATTGATAGGATACTGCGTGTTTTCCACTATTTTCTTGGCCACGAGTGTGGATTCCTGCGCATACGTAATTTCTTGCGCAGCTACAACTAAACTTATGCCGGGTTATGAACCAACACGGGGACACCGGTTTTACTGGGCTGCAATTCAGGCTGGTCTTGCTCTTGCTGCTATCACAATGGGAGGATTAGGTCCTGTTAAGGTTTTCGCTAACTTTTCAGGAGCATTAATGCTTATCCCGATTGCATTTGTCGTATTGGCCTGGTTTAAGATGATCAAAGAGGATAATGCACTAATGAAGTGCTGCACCCCCAAAAAATAA